A region of Nitrospirota bacterium DNA encodes the following proteins:
- a CDS encoding class I SAM-dependent methyltransferase produces the protein MLRKEHWENIYKCKQPNEVGWYEAHPEMSLRLVKSTGVGIDGSIIDVGGGASSLSDVLIKDGYQKITVLDISAAALQRAKERLGELSNRVTWLEGDITEAKLPDNYDIWHDRAVFHFLTDADDRKKYVDTLRESLNTGGYAIIATFSIEGPMKCSGLDVVRYSPETLHSELGDDFKFLESINVEHVTPSKFVQKFIF, from the coding sequence ATGTTACGTAAGGAACACTGGGAAAACATTTACAAATGCAAGCAGCCAAATGAAGTAGGCTGGTACGAGGCGCACCCTGAGATGTCACTCCGATTGGTTAAATCAACTGGGGTCGGAATTGACGGCAGCATTATTGACGTAGGTGGCGGTGCATCAAGTCTCTCGGATGTGCTTATAAAAGATGGATACCAAAAAATCACTGTGCTGGACATTTCAGCCGCTGCACTACAAAGAGCAAAAGAACGGCTCGGAGAACTTAGCAATCGAGTTACGTGGCTTGAAGGAGATATCACTGAGGCCAAACTCCCTGACAATTACGACATATGGCACGATCGGGCAGTGTTTCACTTTCTTACCGATGCCGATGACCGTAAAAAATATGTGGATACTTTAAGAGAATCCCTTAACACGGGCGGATACGCCATCATTGCAACATTTTCCATAGAAGGGCCAATGAAGTGCAGCGGTCTGGATGTGGTAAGATACAGCCCTGAGACACTTCATAGTGAGCTGGGAGATGATTTTAAATTTCTGGAATCAATAAATGTTGAACATGTTACTCCGTCAAAATTTGTGCAAAAGTTTATATTCTGA